The Tolypothrix sp. PCC 7712 genome segment CTATTTCTGGTTTAGTGCGGTACTTATCTCCTGCCTGTAATCTTTCCCTGGGTTTATACACTTCAAACAGTAATGGAAATGTCATCCCACAGAAAACACCATATACTGTCACTGCCACAATTCCATTATCTGTTTTTCCCAAATTTCCTATATACTGCCGTTTCACATAATCTGTCTTGCTCCCTTTCTTTTTATCCCCTGTCTCATCAATAATTAAAATGATTGGTCTACCTTTTAGCACTTGTAAAATTAACTCTAACCTTAAGGTTCTTAACTTTTCTATATCCCAAGGTGATGTAGTTAGAAAATGATGCAACCCTTGCTGGTTATCTAATCCTACGATTTTTGCTATTTCTGGCAATGTTTTACGTTTTAGATCAGAAATGCAGCCTACATGGAGATATTTAAAAGCCTCGAAACTCCTAACATCTGGAAACAGACTTTTATACCACTGGCAATATTCGTCCACAAATTTGACTGTTGGTGCGGCTGGACGGGGCTGTACCATGCTCTGTGTCTTGGTTCTAGCATTTTTACCTTATTATACTACTGCCAGAGTGACAAAACAGGGTTAAGAGTTGGTTAGTTGAGCAATAGCAGCACAGAGCAATACCTACCTTCCCGTGTAATACATGGTTAAGCGGTAGTTTACCCGCGTATTACACGGTGCTATTCTGACTCGGACTGTGTAATACTTGGTAGTTTGTTATTTCTCACAATTTTTTCTAAATAGTCTGCCCTAGTCAAACCGTAGCATTCTGCCACAATCCCTAATGCCTTCCAGGTGTTGTCAGTTAATCTCAAGGAACGTACTTCTCGGTAATCATCATTTTTAAGCGCGAACTTCCCCTGGATATCCCGTTTGAGCGTCATATTTCCGTGTATTACACCGTTTGATAAACTTCTATCTTCCCATGTATTACACGGAAAAGCGAGTGATAGTTTTCATTTTATTACTCAGATATGTTTTATGAACTATATCTTGGCAGCCTATATGGTGAAGAATAAAGTGGCAGTTGTTGCCACTTTATCCTTCAAGTAACACTTAAACCTTTATGGCAAAAAGAAAATACAACCTTAGCTCAATTAGTCACCAACAGCCGCGAGTCAATAGGCGTTAGAGGTCGGGGAATTAAAGTTACTCACAACCCCAATCCAGCTCAAGTTAAACAACGCTTTCAACGACTTCACGAATTATTAATTAATCCCATTGCTGACTTGCTACCAAAAAATCCTGATGACCGTGTAACATTTATACCCCAATCATCTTTATTTCTTGTTCCCTTCGCTGCTTTACAAGATAAGCAAGGTAAATATTTAATTGAAAAACACACTATCCTCACTGCACCATCAATTCAAGTATTAGATTTAACTCACAAACAACGGCAGAAAGTTTCTGGTAATCAAGCCCTAGTTATGGGTAATCCGATCATGCCTAGCGTTCCCCCTAAAATTGGCGAAGCACCGCAACAATTACAAAATCTACCTGGTGCGGAAACGGAAGCTAAACAAATAGCGCAACTGTTAAACACCAAAGCCATCACAGGTAAAGATGCAACCAAAGCCGCATTTATTCAAAAATTACCGCAAGCGAGATTTATTCATCTAGCTACCCACGGCTTACTTGATGATTTTAAAGGTTTAGGTGTCCCCGGTGCGGTAGCTCTCGCCCCTGATGGTAAAGATAACGGCTTGCTGACTGGCAATGAAATTTTAGATTTAACCATCAACGCCGAATTAGTTGTATTAAGTGCTTGCGATACCGCCCAAGGTAAACTCACCGGCGATGGTGTCATTGGTTTATCTCGCGCCTTAATTTCTGTCGGTGCGCCCAGTGTGATTGTCACACTATGGTCAATTCCCGATAGTCCTTCGGCATTATTAATGGAGGAGTTTTACCGCCAGTTACAGAAAAATCCAGATAAAGCACAAGCACTGCGTCAAGCGATGTTGGTAACGATGAAACAGCATCCTCATCCTAGCGCTTGGGCTGCATTTACTTTGATTGGGGAAGCTGAGTGAGAACTCCAGTTATTTGGTGTCGCCAGCTAACGACGTTTTTGCGATCGCTATATCCTGACAGTGTTTGTCAATATTCACAGCATAGTGTTGGAGACACTGTGGCGATCGCACTGTGAAAACTCAAGCCAATAAAAACACTTTAAGAATTATTGGATTTCCCAGCATTCATATCAGCTAACGCTTGTGGAAAATTTTCCATAAGCGTTTAAAAGAATAATTTTGTAATGTATGCGAAAATATCTTGCCAAAACGTTTATCCCAAAAATTATTGATAACTGGCGCTGATGCGATCGCCTTTTTACCCTCAATTGCAAATCTTGGCTTAATCAACCCACATCAGCGCCATGTTTTCCAATACTTGTGGAATTTTGTATTCTTCAATAATATGCACTGCAAAATTACACAAGAGAACTATGCCAAAAAATTGGGCATTAAAAGTAGATCAGTATTTCAATGCAAATTCTAACTGCATTGTCGCTACCGCCCATGTAGACACCTTTCCCACTGACCTTCCATTAGAGCCAAATATCAGAGAACCTAACCGCAAAAGTTCCACTTACAGACAAATCTACGACTCATTGACCACTGAACCCGAAAAATTCTTTGAGCGGCATAGCGGAATCGTGCTGTGTGCAAATAAGGTTAAGCCTAACAGTAAAAAGACACAGCTAGAGTTAGAAATCCTTGAGGCACAAGAAGGTGGTAGCGATGGCATTATTAACGGGGGGCATACAGTTTTGGCTTTTCAACAGGCCAGAGGCTACAACTTTGACCTCTCCAAAGCCAGGGTTAAAGTTACTATTCATATTGGGCTAAGTGAGGATGAAGCCAAAGATATCGCTTTAGCATCCAATACATCTGCCCCAGTGGATGCGCGCTCAAAGGTAAACGCTAGGGGTGATTATAAATTCATCAAACAATTTCTAGCGCAACTAGAGCGTGACCAAGAAACCAAATTCCGCATCGCCTATTACCAAAACCAAAGCGGTGCGCCCAAAAGTCCCCAGTGCAACGTCAACCATTTAATTAAGCTGATGAACTGCCTGGATAGAAACAAATACAACCCAGACGCTAAGAGCAGAACCAAACACCCACCTGTGAGCAATACACCTTCATTGAGTGAAGCGGAAAGACAAAGACTATCGAAATTACTGCCGCTACTGCCAAAAGCATTGTGGATTGAACAACAATTGTTTAAGACTATTGAGGAACATATCACCAAGCCAAGAAAGAAAGGAATCATTGACTTAGCCTCAATTGACCCACGCAAGAATACGCTCTTGCCCGATAGCCGATATTCTTTTGGGTTTAGCGCACCTGCTGATATTGCTATGCCCATTGTTGCTGCTTATCGAGTGTTTTTGGACGAACAGTACAATTGGATTATTCCTTTTGATGAGTTCGCTCTTGATTTTCTGCAACATCTGTGGATTAACTATTACAGGAAATACTTGGTGTCAGAAAAATTAGCCGGGAATACAGTTGGGACTAAAATCTGCCGCAATCCGGTAATTTGGGATAACCTTTATGTTTCAGCGCAAAGTTACTTGAATCAGCAGTTGATCAAGATGGTTGGCTCAAACACCAAGCGCGAAGATTTGAAACTAGTGAATTGATTACTATGGTGGAAAGCGTATTGTTAGACTTCGATTGCAAAATGCGCTTTCCAAAAAAGCATCACTTCAATGCAAATTTCATAATTATGAGAATTTTTATTATGGGATGGAGTAGGAGTAAGCAAAAAGTAAGCAGTAAGTTGTGTTAACTGCTCAAAAGCCTTATTAATCAAAAGTCTCTGCAGGCATTATTTCGCACCTTTCTTGCCCGGTCGCGGCTCAGTAATGGCTAAGATAAGAAAGAAAAGAGACTTAGCTAATAGTTACAAACCATTGCCAATCAAAATAAAAGGTGCCCAGTAGTATGGGTGTGAAAAATTACGTTCGATTTGGTTGGTTCTGGGAGTTACCCCTGGTTTAGGTTGAGGAACAATCCCACCGCGTGGATCGGCAAGATTTCTTTTGTTGGAGTCTTTACTATGCAGTAAGCTGAGTTGGGCTTGACGCAAAGCTTCTGCTTTTGTTATGGGTTTCTCGGTTGTGCCCTTCGCTAAGTTACTGTAGAAATTCTTCATCAACTCGCTAGTGCTTTGATCATCGACAAGCCACAGGGAAGCCATGACTGCTTTAGCACCGCGATTTAAGAAGTAGTAAGATATACTCGAAATCTCCACACCGTCTTGCATAGCGTCACCGAGGGCTGTTTGGCAAGCACTCAGTACTACTAAATGCACATCACCTAAGTTTGGTAAGTTTCTAACATCATCAACAGTAAATTTTTCACCCGTTCCCAAGAGGATGAACGAAGCTAAAAAGTTATTGGGTACAAATTGACCGTGAGTAGCAATGTGTAAAATTTTGCGCCCATTCAAGCGATCGCGCAACGCTGTGCGGTTAAAATCTTGGTTGAGAAACTCTAAACCCGGAAAAATCCCTTTGCTATTCTTGCTGTTTGTTTTGACTATTGCTTGCAATTCGGTTGGCACATTTGGTAAGGGAGGAAAGCCAGCAACAGCATTTGATAATCCTAAAGCTAAAACCGGGTTATTTTGTGTGCCGATGGGTAGGCGATCGCTTGTATCTGTTAACTCCGCAGATAGCACAGTGGAAATGTTGTAATTTTCCACCAAATATTTTTTACCATCATACAAAGCACTCATAGGAATATAGCGGGTTACGCTGTCAAGGGCAAACACTAAATTTTGCACTTTATTTGCTTTTAATTCCTCTTCTACAGGTTTAATTAGCAAATCATAAAGTTGTTTCCCTGTCGCTTGAACTTCGCCAATATCAGAGAATTGATTATCAATTAACTGCCGAAATCTTAAAACTGTTTTACCTAATTGAAGTTGCCCTGTATTAGGGACTTCAACACTTTTCACCACGCCTCCCGCAGAAATCCAAAGTATCCAAATTTTTTCTGGCAGCACAAAAGGATAAATTAGAACTGTGTTTGGTTGTGCTTCCACAATTTTTTGTGCGTAACTCAGTCTTCTTGGATCGAAGAAAGCATCATCTTTCCCTTTACGTTCTCGAATTGCGACGATAAAGCTATCAGTAGCTTGATTATATTGGCGATTTAAAGTTTCCAGTTGAGCATTTAGTTCATTAAGCTGACTACAATTAGTTTTTTTGCAATCGTAAATTTTCTGACCGAATGCTATTAAACTACCATACTTATCAATCAGTTTTTGTTCTTCAGAACTTAAGCCAATTTTTTGATTCTCACCTCTAGTATTAGTATCTTTACTAAAATCTCGAATTTCTTGGATTTTTAATAACTCTAATACTTGCTGGGCTTCTAGGATTCTTCCTTGGGATAACAATAAATCTGCTAAACGGCGGTAATTACCTACAACTTTGTTCGTGTATGCTTCTTGTTCTTTATGTGTTAATTCTCGTAAACCTTGGCGAATCTCTTCTGTAATGTTAACAGCTTCTTTATAGAAGACAATAGCTACTTCAGGTCTTTTCTGTTTTTCTAGTAAAGCACCAATATTGATCAAAACTTCCTTTACACCTGGATGATTGTTTATTTGTCTAAAAAGGGATAAGGATTTTTCGTAAGCCTCTAAAGCTTGAGCATAATTTCCCATTTCCGTATGAACTAAACCTATGTTATTAAAAGTAAAACCTTGAACATCATATTCTCCTGTAATAACACCAACCTCAGCAGCTTGTTCATAGGTATCTAGGGCTTGGGAATATTTCCCAGTTTTTAAATAAATATCTCCAATATAATTAAATATATTTGCTTTTTCTACATCACCTCCCATTGACAAAGCTTCTTGAAGTACTGGTAGCGCTTTATCATACTGTCCCATTTCTTTATACACTAATCCTAGTTTACTAAGACCCATACATCGACAAAATTCGTCTTTTTCCGCTAACACTAGAGTTGTTTTAATTATTTCTAAAGCCTTATCATACTGGCCTAATTCGCTATAAACGAAACCAAGGTCTATAGAAAAAAATAATTCATTATGCCTATCACCATATGTTCTGGACATTTCTATAGCTTGTCGCAGAAAATCTAAGGCTTGAGAATATTGACCTAAGTTACGATAAGACCAACCAACACCATGCAGAATCATGTGTGTTCCAAAGCATTCATTAAATTTAGGACTACCAAGTTCTTTGGCTATAAACAAGTTCAGTTTTGAGATATCCAAAATTTCTTGCCATGAAATTTTTCCTGTTCTTAGACGTTCCTCAATTTCAGAGTCCCGTGCTACACCACAACCAGCAGCTAGTCCCCACATCTTCTTAATATGTTTTCGCATAACTGCCATTAGGAAATTTTCGCCTTTACCATCTCCTGCTTTTCTCAAGCTTTGCAGCTTTTGACGAAATAGTTCTTCTACTTTTTGATATTTACCTATTTTAAAGTAAGCATCTCCTATGTAGCCCAAAGTTTCAGCAATGCGAGATTTGTAGCCTAGTTTTTCGTAAAGTACCCAAGCTTGTTGATGGAATTCA includes the following:
- a CDS encoding AIPR family protein, whose protein sequence is MPKNWALKVDQYFNANSNCIVATAHVDTFPTDLPLEPNIREPNRKSSTYRQIYDSLTTEPEKFFERHSGIVLCANKVKPNSKKTQLELEILEAQEGGSDGIINGGHTVLAFQQARGYNFDLSKARVKVTIHIGLSEDEAKDIALASNTSAPVDARSKVNARGDYKFIKQFLAQLERDQETKFRIAYYQNQSGAPKSPQCNVNHLIKLMNCLDRNKYNPDAKSRTKHPPVSNTPSLSEAERQRLSKLLPLLPKALWIEQQLFKTIEEHITKPRKKGIIDLASIDPRKNTLLPDSRYSFGFSAPADIAMPIVAAYRVFLDEQYNWIIPFDEFALDFLQHLWINYYRKYLVSEKLAGNTVGTKICRNPVIWDNLYVSAQSYLNQQLIKMVGSNTKREDLKLVN
- a CDS encoding CHAT domain-containing protein, which produces MYYRLKCFTLSTLMLLLTFPVVATESRTREHKDRVSPTVKLPTPPKNKQNHLQLHPVASQQFHSARFQIAGIFNEDSERAELRQKVEKDLQLLYQTLKMQREKGDRIGEADTLNKIGSIYFLTEEYTKALEFHQQAWVLYEKLGYKSRIAETLGYIGDAYFKIGKYQKVEELFRQKLQSLRKAGDGKGENFLMAVMRKHIKKMWGLAAGCGVARDSEIEERLRTGKISWQEILDISKLNLFIAKELGSPKFNECFGTHMILHGVGWSYRNLGQYSQALDFLRQAIEMSRTYGDRHNELFFSIDLGFVYSELGQYDKALEIIKTTLVLAEKDEFCRCMGLSKLGLVYKEMGQYDKALPVLQEALSMGGDVEKANIFNYIGDIYLKTGKYSQALDTYEQAAEVGVITGEYDVQGFTFNNIGLVHTEMGNYAQALEAYEKSLSLFRQINNHPGVKEVLINIGALLEKQKRPEVAIVFYKEAVNITEEIRQGLRELTHKEQEAYTNKVVGNYRRLADLLLSQGRILEAQQVLELLKIQEIRDFSKDTNTRGENQKIGLSSEEQKLIDKYGSLIAFGQKIYDCKKTNCSQLNELNAQLETLNRQYNQATDSFIVAIRERKGKDDAFFDPRRLSYAQKIVEAQPNTVLIYPFVLPEKIWILWISAGGVVKSVEVPNTGQLQLGKTVLRFRQLIDNQFSDIGEVQATGKQLYDLLIKPVEEELKANKVQNLVFALDSVTRYIPMSALYDGKKYLVENYNISTVLSAELTDTSDRLPIGTQNNPVLALGLSNAVAGFPPLPNVPTELQAIVKTNSKNSKGIFPGLEFLNQDFNRTALRDRLNGRKILHIATHGQFVPNNFLASFILLGTGEKFTVDDVRNLPNLGDVHLVVLSACQTALGDAMQDGVEISSISYYFLNRGAKAVMASLWLVDDQSTSELMKNFYSNLAKGTTEKPITKAEALRQAQLSLLHSKDSNKRNLADPRGGIVPQPKPGVTPRTNQIERNFSHPYYWAPFILIGNGL